Within the Amycolatopsis camponoti genome, the region GGACCCGTCCGTTTTCCCGGCCGTCACCCAGTCCCGCACCCGCTGTTTCTGGGTCGGGTCAGTGGCAGGTCCAGCGCGCCGCCCCGGCCGGACGCGAGCCGCGGCATGTGCTTCTCCCCGGCGAACTGCTCGACGAACTTGAGTATCGTCGGCGCGAGCGTGTGGCTCAGGCTCGTCGAAGGCCTGCCGTCGGTGCGTGAGCCGGCGGCGCTGCCGGGCTGGGTGGCGACCGTCACCCGCCGGGAATGCCTGCGGTTCCTGCGGGAGCAGCAGCGGACGCAGCTCGTGCCCGACGACGGCGGGCTCGCCGACGAGGCAGCTCCGGATGCCGATGCCGAGCTGCTGAAGCAGGAGCGGTTCATCGCGCTGCGCCAAGCGTTCGCCGAGCTGCCGTCCCGCTGCCGGGAGCTGCTGACCCTCCTGTTCCACGATCCGCGGCTGCCCTACGCCGAGATTTCGGAGAGACTGGACATGCCGGTCGGGGGGATCGGCCCGTCCCGCTCGCGGTGCATCGCCGCGCTCCGCCGCAGCCGGGCATTGGCGTCGTTCGTCGGTGCCGAGGAAGCGTGAAGGCCATGGCGGATCACTGGAGGGGCGAGGAAGAGCTGCTCGCCGAGCTGGGCGAGGCGGTCCGTTCCGCGCGGGAGGTGCCTGCCCGGTTCGTCGAGGCGGGCAAGGCCGCGTTCTCGTGGCGCGATCTCGACGCCGAATTCGCCACTCTTTCCTACGACTCCGTCGCCGCCGCGGGGCCGACGGGGGTGCGCGCCGACGCGGCACCCTTGCGAGCGCTCACCTTTTCCGGCCGCGACTTCACGATCGAGCTCGAGGTCGGCTCCGGCGATCTGCACGGACAGGTCGTCCCCGCGCAGCCGGGCGAGCTCGACGTCGAAACCCGGGACGGGACCGTCCTGACCGTGCCGGTCGACGACGTCGGCTGGTTCGCCGTCCGGCCCAAGCCGGCGGGACGGTTCCGGCTGCGCCTGCGCACCGGGTCGGGACACGTCGTGCTCACGGACTGGACGACGGTCTAGCCGTTCCGCCACGTATCACGGCAGCGGTTCCTCCCACCGTTCGACAACGGCGTGAACAGTGCCGGAAACGGAGGAGGAAACGTGACTGTGGAAGAGAAGAAGCACCCGGCCGAGGGGGAGAAGCGGAAAGACCGCGGGGATTGTTCCGGCTGTGGCGGCGGATGCGAGGAGCCGACCCCGGGCGAATGCGGCGGCCCCGCACCGGTTCCCTGGCTGCCCTACGACCGGGCGCAGTACTTCTACGAGGGCCGGGTGTTCGCCCTCGACCGGTTCGACCAGGGCCGGCTGGAGATCAGGATCACTTATCAGCACGCGCTCAGCCTGGTCGGCAGGCAGCAGGGGCCGCTGCTGTACACGGTGACCCTGCTGCCCGGTGAATCGGTGGAGGTTTCCGAATTCGACCGGTATCGCCGGGTGCGAGCCGCGGAGCAGCGGCTGTCGGTGCATTCGTCGTTCCGGCAGACGATGAGCGCGCTGTCCGAGACCAGCAGGTTCTCGTCGGCCTCGGCGTACACGAACAGCCTGGTGGACATCCGCACGCGGGCCGACACGTCGGTCTCCGCGGGCGGTGGGCTCGCCGGCTTCTTCGGCGCACCTCAGGTACGCGGTGAATTCGGGGTCGCCACCGAGACGACCGTCGCCAGTGGTGCGTCGGTGCGGACGGCGAGTTCCCAGTTCACCCAGAACGCGATCACCGCGGCCCAGTCCACCGAGGCGGAGCGGTCGGTCGTGGTCTCCACCTTCGACGAAGCCGACAACCAGACCACGACGCGCCGGACCCTCCGCAACGAGAACCCCTGCTACGCGGTCACTTACTACGTGCGGCGGGTCCTCGAGGTGTACTCCGCGTCGAGCCGGGTCGAGTCGATCGAGTGGCGCATCGGCGACACGCCGTGGCGGTCCATCGAGGACAGGGCGGCGGAAGTCGAGCGCGCGATGAAGGGCCTCGGCGACGTCCTGCCGCGGCCGTTCGAGGAGGCCACGGACGCCCGGCAGGTGACCCTCCCGACGGACGGCCTGCTGTACGAGGCGGAACTGGCTCACTGCTCCTCGTGCGATCCGATGCGCGAGGCGCGACTGCGGATCGAGACGGAGGAGGCCCGGATCCGGAACCGCAGGGCCTGCCTGGAGGCGGAACTGCTGACGCATCCGGCGCAGGAGCCCGCCTGACGGTCCGGCCGGGTGGTCGCGGGTGGCGGGCGGCCCGGAGCTAGATGTACTCGGAGATCTCGACGCCGTAGGTACCCGGCTCGAGGGCTTCGAAGATGTGCGGGACGTCGCCCGGGTAGGAGATGTAGTCGCCGGGGTTCAGCTCCTCCGGCGCCTCCAGGACGCCCACCCGGGCGCGTCCCGCGCACAGGACGATGTGCTCCATCACGCCGGTCATGTGCGGGTCGGACCGTCGCGGCGTGCCGGGTTCCGCCCGGATGAGGTACATGTCCCGCCGCGCGGACGGGGGACAGGCCGACAGCAGCGTGCACGCGTAGTCGGCGTGCTCGGCGAAGACGGTCGGGCCCTTGCCGGCCCGGATGACGCGGACCTTCGGCCGCTCCGGCTCCACCAGCCGGGAGAACGGCACGTCGAGGGCGACGCCGAGCGCCCACAGCGTCTCGACGCTGGGGTTGCCGGTGCCGGACTCGAGCTGGGACAGCGTCGACTTGGCCAGGCCCGCGCGGCGCGCGACCTCCGTCAGGGACAAGCCCGCGCGGGTGCGTTCCCGGCGCAGGGACGCCGCGATGATCTCCAGCGGCGCGCCCGTCGTTTCCTGCGACATAGCCGTTCGCTCCATCGGTCGTTCTGTTCGCCTTGACGAACACGGGTGCCTGTGTTCACCATAGAACACATGCGTTCGATATGGCGAACACTCGATCGGGGCCTCGCCCGCGACATCGGCCTGGTCTGCCTGGCCGATTGTCTCGTGGGGGTCTCCTACGGTGCCATCGCGGTGAGCTCGGGCTTCCCGTTCTGGCTGCCGATGCTGATGTCGTTGCTGGTCTTCGCCGGCGCGTCGCAGTTCATGTTCATCGGGATCGTCGCCGCGGGCGGCAACCCGTTCGCGGCGGTGCTGGCCGGGCTGCTGGCCAACGCGCGGCACCTGCCGTTCGGCTTCGCGATCGGCGACGTCCTGGGCAAGCGGTGGCCCGCCCGGCTGGCCGGCAGCCACCTGATGATCGACGAGTCGGTGGCGTTCGCGCTGGCCCAGCGCGAGGCCGGCCGCCGCCGCGCGGCGTACTGGGCGTGCGGGATCGGGCTGTTCGCCTGCTGGAACGTCGGCGTGGTCGCCGGCGCGTTCGCGGGGACGGCGATCAGCGACACCGACGTGTTCGGCCTCGACGCGGCGTTCCCGGCGGTGCTGCTGGCCCTGGTGCTGCCGTCCCTGCGTGACCGGTCCGCCCGGCTGCCGGTGCTGGTGGGGGTGGTGGTCGCCCTGGCCGCGACGCCGTTCCTGCCCGCCGGGCTCCCGGTGCTGCTGGCGCTGGCGGGCGTCGTCGTGGGTGTCCTGGCGAAGGAACCCGAACTGGCGGAGGTGCGCTGATGGACGGGGTGGAGCTGCTGGTCGGCACGGCGGTGCTGGCGCTGGGAACGTTCGCGTTCCGGTTCGCCGGCCCGGTGCTGCGCAGCCGGGTGAAGCTGTCCCCGCGCGCGGAAAAGCTGATGGCGCTGGCGGCGGTGGTGCTACTGGCGGCGCTGGTGGCGGTGAGCGCGTTGACGGAGGGCCACGGGTTCGCCGGGTTCGCGCGGCCGGCGGGGGTGCTGGTCGCGGGGGTGCTGGCGTGGCGGAAGGCACCGTTCGTGCTGGTGGTGGTGGCCGCGGCGGCGACAGCTGCGCTGCTGAGGCTGGCTGGGGTGCCCTGACGGCTCGGCTCCGGACCGCGCTGACGTGCACAAGAAGGCATCACGCGTGACCCGGCGGGCATCACCTGTGATCGGACGGGCATCACTCGTGTTTGAGGGGGCATCGCGGTGATGCCCCCTCGATCACGAGTGATGCCTCTCGGCACACGGGTGCTGACCGGGGCTGACCTGCCGGGACGGCGGCGGGGGAGTGCGTCTAGGCTGGTGGGAAGGTCTTTCGGGAGGTCGGGTGTCGTCGGAGCCGGTCATCGGTGTGCTCGCCATGCAGGGTGCCGTGCGCGAGCACGTCGCCATGCTGGCCGAAGCCGGCGCGCGGGCCGTGCCGGTGCGGCGCGCCGCCGAGCTGTCCGAAGTGGACGGTCTGGTGCTGCCCGGTGGCGAATCGACCGCGATGTCGAAGCTGCTCGAGACGTTCGAGCTGCTGGAACCGCTCAGAGCGCGGATCGCCGGGGGCATGCCCGCCTTCGGCTCGTGCGCCGGGATGATCCTGCTCGCGCGGCAGACCCTCGACGGGCGGCCGGACCAGCAGCAGCTCGGCGGGCTCGACGTCGTCGTCCGGCGCAACGCCTTCGGCAGGCAGGTCGACTCCTTCGAGGCGGACCTCGACTTCGCCGAGGTGGACGACGGGCCGGTGCACGCGGTGTTCATCCGGGCCCCGTGGGTCGAGAAGGCCGGTGACGGCGTCGAGGTGCTGGCCACGGTCAGCGGCGTGCCCGGCGGGGAAGACGACACCGCTAGGATCGTCGCGGTCCGGCAGGGGGCGGTGCTGGCGACCGCGTTCCACCCGGAACTGACGCCCGACGTGCGGGTGCACCGGTTGTTCGTCGACCTCGTGCGACAGGCTGCTTGAGACGCGGTGCCCGGCCGGGGTACGGAACAGATGGAGGAGAGATGAGCGGCCACTCCAAGTGGGCCACCACGAAGCACAAGAAGGCCAACCTCGACGCGAAGCGCGGCAAGCTCT harbors:
- the pdxT gene encoding pyridoxal 5'-phosphate synthase glutaminase subunit PdxT, with product MSSEPVIGVLAMQGAVREHVAMLAEAGARAVPVRRAAELSEVDGLVLPGGESTAMSKLLETFELLEPLRARIAGGMPAFGSCAGMILLARQTLDGRPDQQQLGGLDVVVRRNAFGRQVDSFEADLDFAEVDDGPVHAVFIRAPWVEKAGDGVEVLATVSGVPGGEDDTARIVAVRQGAVLATAFHPELTPDVRVHRLFVDLVRQAA
- a CDS encoding AzlC family ABC transporter permease; translation: MRSIWRTLDRGLARDIGLVCLADCLVGVSYGAIAVSSGFPFWLPMLMSLLVFAGASQFMFIGIVAAGGNPFAAVLAGLLANARHLPFGFAIGDVLGKRWPARLAGSHLMIDESVAFALAQREAGRRRAAYWACGIGLFACWNVGVVAGAFAGTAISDTDVFGLDAAFPAVLLALVLPSLRDRSARLPVLVGVVVALAATPFLPAGLPVLLALAGVVVGVLAKEPELAEVR
- a CDS encoding AzlD domain-containing protein, which encodes MDGVELLVGTAVLALGTFAFRFAGPVLRSRVKLSPRAEKLMALAAVVLLAALVAVSALTEGHGFAGFARPAGVLVAGVLAWRKAPFVLVVVAAAATAALLRLAGVP
- a CDS encoding helix-turn-helix domain-containing protein gives rise to the protein MSQETTGAPLEIIAASLRRERTRAGLSLTEVARRAGLAKSTLSQLESGTGNPSVETLWALGVALDVPFSRLVEPERPKVRVIRAGKGPTVFAEHADYACTLLSACPPSARRDMYLIRAEPGTPRRSDPHMTGVMEHIVLCAGRARVGVLEAPEELNPGDYISYPGDVPHIFEALEPGTYGVEISEYI
- a CDS encoding RNA polymerase sigma factor; the encoded protein is MWLRLVEGLPSVREPAALPGWVATVTRRECLRFLREQQRTQLVPDDGGLADEAAPDADAELLKQERFIALRQAFAELPSRCRELLTLLFHDPRLPYAEISERLDMPVGGIGPSRSRCIAALRRSRALASFVGAEEA